Proteins encoded within one genomic window of Acidovorax sp. 107:
- a CDS encoding BLUF domain-containing protein produces the protein MNLSPALYEVLYVSTIAPEQPLSVVAEIAGRARQVNAELDITGLLIFDGQRFCQQLEGPQKAVLKLIERIRNDPRHINIEVLHHGPLAGRRFQHFSLAFSTVEDVDALARMESLDGDAAIAAFEVVRGELVL, from the coding sequence ATGAACCTATCCCCTGCCCTGTACGAGGTCCTCTACGTGAGCACCATCGCCCCCGAGCAACCGCTGAGCGTGGTGGCCGAGATTGCCGGGCGCGCGCGCCAGGTCAACGCGGAGCTGGACATCACGGGCTTGCTGATCTTTGACGGGCAGCGCTTTTGCCAGCAACTGGAAGGTCCGCAAAAGGCGGTGCTCAAACTCATCGAGCGCATCCGCAACGACCCCCGCCACATCAACATCGAAGTGCTGCACCACGGCCCGCTGGCGGGTCGGCGGTTTCAGCACTTCAGCCTGGCCTTCAGCACCGTGGAAGATGTGGATGCACTGGCCCGCATGGAGTCGCTGGACGGGGATGCGGCCATCGCTGCGTTCGAGGTTGTACGGGGCGAGCTGGTGCTCTGA